One genomic segment of Drosophila melanogaster chromosome 3L includes these proteins:
- the Blos4 gene encoding biogenesis of lysosome-related organelles complex 1, subunit 4, isoform A, whose translation MQSNIENVSRDYAKILQSADLEKEINPLCTNIEDMLARLDEFETLLASVRAESNGMMANNVCSILGFTDSFEQLKARIDGLEQCVGVVSANLSEVERSVDIAEEELHVTDYSLKGLLLKPLKAKLSASDTSTLSSLPRSNLVEEEYQPVEIYKSDDYFGKSEEENYVAK comes from the exons ATGCAATCGAATATTGAGAATGTATCACGGGACTATGCAAAGATACTGCAGAGCGCCGACCTGGAGAAGGAGATAAATCCACTGTGCACGAATATCGAGGATATGCTGGCCAGATTGGATGAATTTGAGACTTTGTTGGCTTCG GTGCGTGCGGAATCCAATGGCATGATGGCCAACAACGTCTGCTCTATACTAGGTTTCACAGACAGTTTCGAGCAACTGAAGGCCAGAATCGATGGTCTGGAGCAATGTGTGGGTGTAGTTAGTGCCAATTTGTCGGAAGTGGAAAGATCTGTGGATATAGCCGAGGAGGAGCTGCATGTCACAGACTACAGCCTCAAGGGACTTCTCCTGAAGCCGCTGAAGGCCAAGTTAAGTGCCAGCGATACCAGCACACTCAGCTCCCTGCCACGATCCAATCTCGTCGAGGAGGAATATCAGCCTGTGGAGATCTACAAATCCGACGATTACTTCGGAAAGTCGGAGGAGGAGAACTACGTAGCTAAATGA
- the CG6409 gene encoding uncharacterized protein, isoform B encodes MKSVIILLALVAFCHAAPLDVKESTSEELSRPSPISPDVLVDPKPTAKVVLLKDAPVLNRQRRNEPKKPDSVEAHEQLHHSQPAVPIHDQKPSPAGPQDHKRKREAHHEEGHHGDDAVPQKEEVKQAPEDHDAKKEKREAHHEEGHQDHEAPHKEEVKQAPEAHDAKREKREAHHEEGHHGDDAAPHKEEVKQAPETHEDKKEKREAHHEEGHKDEAGDRPQVEDLSLPHALPAVAHTAELPKKQEKRETVEKPDSVKARESLQHNPQRSQELHKAIESLAGGKAPEQRHQRDIPVPTQTKATTTTDLPSTTKSELESTTPSIHNLHIPHPIPVAELFEKNKHADKSTSSSEESKEKAKA; translated from the exons ATGAAGTCGGTT ATTATTCTCTTAGCCCTGGTGGCTTTCTGCCACGCAGCACCTCTGGATGTCAAGGAGTCTACCTCTGAGGAGCTCTCTAGGCCCAGTCCCATCAGCCCCGATGTGCTCGTTGATCCCAAGCCCACCGCCAAGGTAGTCTTGCTGAAGGATGCTCCCGTCCTGAATCGCCAGAGGCGTAATGAACCCAAGAAGCCCGACAGCGTGGAGGCCCACGAACAGCTGCATCACTCGCAGCCGGCCGTTCCTATTCATGACCAGAAGCCTTCTCCGGCTGGGCCACAGGACCACAAGCGCAAGAGGGAAGCTCACCACGAGGAGGGTCACCATGGTGACGATGCAGTGCCCCAGAAGGAGGAAGTGAAGCAAGCTCCCGAGGACCATGACGCCAAGAAGGAAAAGAGAGAGGCTCACCATGAGGAGGGTCACCAAGACCATGAGGCTCCTCATAAGGAGGAAGTGAAGCAGGCCCCCGAAGCTCATGAtgccaaaagggaaaagcgAGAGGCTCACCACGAGGAAGGCCACCATGGTGATGATGCAGCTCCACATAAGGAGGAAGTGAAGCAGGCTCCCGAAACACATGAGGACAAGAAGGAAAAGAGGGAAGCTCACCACGAGGAGGGCCACAAGGATGAGGCAGGTGATCGTCCTCAGGTGGAGGATCTTTCGCTGCCCCATGCCCTGCCCGCTGTGGCCCACACCGCCGAGCTGCCCAAGAAGCAGGAAAAGCGCGAGACTGTGGAGAAACCCGACAGCGTGAAGGCCCGTGAGTCGCTCCAGCACAATCCCCAGCGATCCCAGGAGCTCCACAAGGCCATCGAATCTCTGGCCGGTGGAAAGGCGCCGGAACAGCGTCACCAGCGCGATATTCCCGTGCCCACGCAAACCaaagccaccaccaccaccgatCTCCCATCCACCACCAAATCGGAGCTGGAAAGCACCACTCCGTCCATCCACAATCTCCACATCCCCCATCCCATTCCCGTGGCCGAGCTCTTCGAGAAGAACAAGCACGCGGATAAGTCCACTTCCAGTTCCGAGGAAAGCAAGGAGAAAGCTAAGGCCTAG
- the galla-2 gene encoding galla-2: MPTEIENINPNVYDRIKERVLTANEEDENVPDPFDKREIFDLIRNINDPEHPLTLEELHVVQEDLIRINDSQNSVHISFTPTIPHCSMATLIGLSIRVKLLRSLPPRFKVTVEITPGTHASELAVNKQLADKERVAAALENNHLAEVINQCIAAKG; the protein is encoded by the exons ATGCCCACGGAAATCGAGAACATCAACCCCAATGTCTACGACAGAATCAAGGAAAGGGTATTAACCGCCAACGAAGAAGACGAAAACGTGCCCGATCCATTTGACAAACGAGAGATTTTCG ATCTCATCAGAAATATTAATGACCCGGAACATCCTTTGACCCTGGAGGAGCTGCATGTGGTGCAGGAAGATCTAATCCGGATAAACGATAGCCAGAATTCCGTGCACATCAGCTTCACCCCGACGATTCCCCATTGCTCGATGGCCACTTTGATTGGCCTCTCCATCCGGGTGAAGTTGCTCCGCTCGCTGCCACCTCGCTTTAAGGTCACCGTGGAAATAACGCCCGGCACCCACGCCTCCGAGCTGGCGGTGAACAAGCAGCTGGCAGACAAGGAACGAGTGGCCGCCGCCCTGGAGAACAATCACCTCGCCGAGGTGATCAACCAGTGCATCGCCGCCAAGGGTTAA
- the OXA1L gene encoding OXA1L mitochondrial inner membrane protein, isoform B, giving the protein MLAHRMQLWRTTNAAMAMTSAAGRFTPQASTGSRRDLYLQRITRGSSLPLAAPEKWSNLGQLRFASGGATAAGVSATKGEEFMQAVPKTELVDLPDIPAAPVPPPADGLNVMDVMNAAGEPSFASIGLGGWSPVGMVQNCLEFLHCTWDIPWWGTIAIGTLAVRTIIFPLVILAQRNSAKMNNNMPQMQMLQLKMTEARQSGNAIESARYAQEMMLFMREKGVNPLKNMVVPLAQAPLFISFFMGLRQMANAPVESMRDGGLFWFTDLTMADPFYLLPLITSATLYLTIEIGTDSARLSAANMNTMKYVLRALPIVIFPFTMNFPAAILTYWACSNFISLGQVAVLRIPSVREYFKIEKMLTHAPSALPPKKGFVGGMKESWDNMKISKEIEERQRLDEIRFAKAGKGPLVKTYKFDPTKVAKPISAEPHMRLKEPPNKQG; this is encoded by the exons ATGTTGGCCCACAGGATGCAGCTTTGGAGGACAACAAACGCGGCAATGGCCATGACTTCCGCAGCCGGCCGTTTCACCCCACAG GCATCCACGGGCAGCAGGAGAGATCTCTACCTCCAAAGGATTACCAGGGGCAGCAGTCTGCCCTTAGCGGCCCCCGAAAAATGGTCCAATCTCGGCCAGCTTCGTTTCGCCAGCGgtggagcaactgcagcgggAGTTTCAGCCACCAAAGGCGAGGAGTTCATGCAGGCTGTGCCGAAAACGGAACTAGTGGATCTGCCGGACATACCCGCCGCTCCAGTGCCTCCACCCGCCGATGGTCTGAATGTAATGGATGTGATGAATGCCGCTGGCGAACCCTCCTTCGCCTCCATTGGCTTGGGCGGCTGGTCTCCGGTGGGCATGGTACAGAACTGTTTGGAATTCTTGCACTGCACGTGGGATATTCCCTGGTGGGGAACCATCGCCATTGGAACACTCGCAGTGCGAACCATAATCTTTCCATTGGTCATCTTGGCCCAAAGGAACTCTGCCAAGATGAACAACAATATGCCGCAGATGCAGATGCTGCAGCTGAAAATGACCGAGGCCAGGCAGTCGGGAAACGCCATTGAGTCCGCTCGTTATGCCCAGGAAATGATGCTGTTCATGCGGGAGAAGGGTGTCAATCCGCTCAAGAACATGGTAGTTCCCTTGGCCCAGGCACCGCTCTTCATTAGCTTCTTCATGGGACTGCGACAGATGGCTAACGCGCCGGTCGAATCAATGCGGGATGGCGGACTCTTCTGGTTCACGGATCTCACAATGGCGGATCCCTTCTATCTACTGCCCTTAATCACCAGTGCCACGTTGTACCTGACCATTGAGATCGGAACGGATTCGGCTCGCTTATCGGCTGCCAACATGAACACCATGAAATATGTGCTCAGAGCCCTGCCCATTGTTATCTTCCCGTTTACGATGAACTTCCCCGCTGCCATTTTGACCTATTGGGCGTGCAGTAACTTTATATCGTTGGGGCAGGTTGCGGTGCTAAGGATTCCCTCCGTGAGGGAGTACTTCAAGATCGAAAAGATGCTGACCCATGCGCCCAGTGCACTGCCACCTAAGAAGGGATTCGTCGGCGGAATGAAGGAGT CCTGGGACAACATGAAGATCTCGAAAGAAATCGAGGAGCGACAGCGCCTGGACGAGATCCGATTCGCCAAGGCCGGCAAGGGTCCGCTGGTCAAGACGTACAAGTTCGATCCCACGAAAGTGGCAAAACCCATTTCCGCGGAGCCGCACATGCGGCTAAAGGAGCCGCCGAACAAGCAGGGATAG
- the Cpr67Fa1 gene encoding cuticular protein 67Fa1, with the protein MFRYLLVASAILACAYGAATYNQEAGAYITKIGSDIQPEGNYNYQYETSNGIAAQESGIGGNHANGGFSWYSPEGELVQISYVADENGYQPQGALLPTPPPIPAAILRSLEYIRTHPQYVEQEYRRPALRKVFG; encoded by the exons ATGTTCCGCTAC CTGCTCGTCGCCTCCGCTATCCTGGCCTGCGCCTACGGTGCCGCCACCTACAACCAGGAAGCTGGTGCCTACATCACCAAGATCGGTTCCGACATCCAGCCCGAGGGCAACTACAACTACCAATACGAGACCAGCAACGGCATCGCCGCCCAGGAGTCCGGAATTGGAGGAAACCACGCCAACGGAGGCTTCTCGTGGTACTCGCCCGAGGGTGAGCTCGTCCAGATCTCGTACGTGGCCGACGAGAACGGTTACCAGCCCCAGGGAGCTCTCCTGCCCACTCCTCCTCCAATCCCAGCTGCCATCCTTAGGAGCTTGGAGTACATCCGCACCCATCCCCAATACGTCGAGCAGGAGTACCGCAGGCCCGCCCTCAGGAAGGTCTTTGGTTAA
- the Cpr67Fa2 gene encoding cuticular protein 67Fa2 codes for MFRYMLVASAVLACAYGAATYNQEAGAYITKIGSDIQPEGNYNYQYETSNGIAAQESGIGGNHANGGFSWYSPEGELVQISYVADENGYQPQGALLPTPPPIPAAILRSLEYIRTHPQYVEQEYRRPALKKVFG; via the exons ATGTTCCGCTAC ATGCTCGTCGCCTCCGCCGTCCTGGCCTGCGCCTACGGTGCCGCCACCTACAACCAGGAAGCTGGTGCCTACATCACCAAGATCGGCTCCGACATCCAGCCCGAGGGCAACTACAActaccagtacgagaccagcaACGGCATCGCCGCCCAGGAGTCCGGAATTGGTGGAAACCACGCCAACGGAGGCTTCTCGTGGTACTCGCCAGAGGGTGAGCTCGTCCAGATCTCGTACGTGGCCGACGAGAACGGCTACCAGCCACAGGGAGCTCTCCTGCCCACTCCTCCCCCAATCCCAGCTGCCATCCTTAGGAGCTTGGAGTACATCCGTACCCATCCCCAGTATGTCGAGCAGGAGTACCGCAGGCCCGCCCTCAAGAAGGTCTTTGGTTAA
- the Cpr67Fb gene encoding cuticular protein 67Fb, with product MIKTALIISLFLVAAIRAADESQAETTKYRNEIKPDGSYSWEYGTSNGIDAQESGVGGVQAAGSVSYAAPDGTPIQLEYTADENGYRPTGAHLPTPPPIPDYILKALAYIEAHPFQRIQLKK from the exons ATGATCAAGACC GCGCTAATCATTTCCCTGTTCCTGGTGGCCGCCATCCGGGCTGCAGACGAATCTCAGGCCGAGACCACCAAGTACCGCAACGAGATCAAGCCGGATGGCTCATACAGCTGGGAATACGGAACGTCCAACGGCATCGATGCCCAGGAGAGTGGAGTGGGTGGAGTCCAAGCTGCCGGATCCGTGAGCTACGCTGCTCCCGATGGAACACCCATCCAGCTGGAGTACACTGCCGATGAGAACGGATATCGTCCTACTGGTGCTCATCTGCCCACGCCGCCTCCCATTCCTGATTACATCCTCAAGGCTTTGGCCTACATCGAAGCGCATCCATTCCAGAGGATTCAGCTGAAGAAGTAG
- the Aps gene encoding Aps pyrophosphatase, isoform C — protein MVKEKPNSTRIYDKDGFRRRAACICVKSENEAEVLLVTSSRRPELWIVPGGGVEPEEESSVTAVREVLEEAGVVGDLGRCLGVFENNDHMHRTEVFVMNVTQELDEWEDSRSIGRKRQWFTIDDALSQLALHKPTQQHYLMQLQHSKTLDNTNRVVNATHPPKLTNAATPAASPTTA, from the exons ATGGTCAAGGAGAAGCCCAACTCGACTCGCATCTACGACAAGGATGGATTTAGGCGCCGGGCTGCTTGTATTTGCGTGAAATCGGAGAATGAGGCGGAG GTACTCTTGGTAACCTCATCTCGTCGCCCGGAGTTGTGGATCGTTCCAGGAGGCGGCGTTGAACCAGAAGAGGAGTCATCGGTGACAGCCGTGCGCGAAGTGCTCGAAGAAGCCGGCGTGGTTGGCGATCTGGGTCGTTGTCTCGGTGTATTCGAG AACAATGACCACATGCATCGCACCGAGGTGTTCGTGATGAACGTGACTCAGGAACTGGACGAGTGGGAGGATTCGCGGAGCATCGGTCGCAAGCGCCAGTGGTTCACCATCGATGATGCACTCTCGCAGCTGGCGCTGCATAAGCCGACGCAGCAACACTATCtgatgcagctgcagcactCGAAGACGCTGGACAACACGAATCGCGTGGTGAACGCCACGCATCCGCCCAAGTTGACCAATGCCGCCACCCCAGCCGCATCTCCCACTACGGCATAA